The Constrictibacter sp. MBR-5 sequence CTCATACTTCGACCAACAAAAGAATAGGGAAGAAGATGTCCGAGCCGATCAAGGTATTCTGGCAGCCGGCTTGAACCAGTTGCCTGAAACTCAAGGAGTTTCTCTCGATCCGTGCGATCGGGTTCGAATCGATCAACATCACCGACCGACCGGACGGGATCGAGGAGCTGCGGCGCCTGGGCATCCGCACCATCCCGGTGGTCACACGCGGCGATAGTTTCGTCTTCGGCCAATCCCTGAAGGACGTGGCCGCGTTCCTCGGCATTGCGGTGGAGGCCCGGCGAGAGCTGACGGTATCGGAAATCGCCGGCCGCATGAATACGATCCTGGCTGCAGCGGAACGTTATGTGCGCCAGATGCCGGACGACCTGCTCACGCACAAGGTGCCGAACCGCGACCGCACCTACCGGGTGCTCACGCATCATATCTTCCGGATTCCGGAATCTTTCGTCGAAATGGCGGACGACGGCACCCTGACCGCCGAGGCTCTGGTCGCGCGACCGCCGGACGACATGCAGAGCTTCGGCGCCATCGCCGACTACGGTGCGGTGGTGCGGCGGCGTGTAGCGGACTGGTGGTCCGCCGCACCAAGCCGGCCGGACGACAAGCCCGTCTCCACGTATTTTGGCATCCATCCGTTACGCGACGTGATGGAGCGGACGGCATGGCATTCCGGCCAGCACGTCAGGCAACTGATGGCGATCCTGGAGATGAACGGAATTCCACCTGAACGACCGCTCGGGCCCGCCGACTTCGATGGGCTTCCCTTACCGGAGAAGGTTTGGGACGAGTAGGGGAAGAGCGGAGGCGGACTCCTCTTGAACGGCGCTCGCTGCTGCCGTTAAATGGCGCCGGTTCGCGGGTGTAGCTCAATGGTAGAGCAGTGGCTTCCCAAGCCACCGGTGAGGGTTCGATTCCCTTCACCCGCTCCAGTCGCCCCATGAAACACCACAAAAGGGAATGTTTGCACCGTCGCAAGGCTCGCCCGGCGCGTGACCATCCGTTATTGTTTTGCGCTTGCGAACGAAGGCGCCCTCGGGCGCGACGCGGAGGTGGTCGTGGACAAGCCCTACCTGCTCTTTCTCGGCGACGTGCCGGATCAACTCGCCGCCAAGACGGCGCGCGGCATAGCGGATTGGCGCCCCGAGTGGGTGGTGGGACAGCTGCGGCTGCCGGGCTGCAACGCCGACGCGGGCGTACCCGACACGACCGTCGCCGAGGCCGCGCAGAAGGGCGCTCGCACCATGGTCGTCGGCGTCGCCTTCTCCGGCGGCGTGATGCCGAGCCACTGGGTCGGCACGATCGTATCGGCCATCGAAGCCGGCATGGACATCGCGAGCGGCCTGCACGACCGCCTGGGCGACGTGCCGGAGATCGCCGACGCTGCGGCGAAGCACGACCGTAAGCTCTACGACGTGCGCCATTCGACGCAACGCTTCTCGACCGGCAAGGGCCACAAGCGAACCGGCAAGCGGCTTCTCACGGTGGGCACCGACTGCTCGGTCGGCAAGAAGTACACGGTCCTCGCACTCGAAAGGGAGATGCTGGCGCGCGGCATGAAGGCGCGCTTCTGCGCCACCGGTCAGACCGGCGTTTTCATCGCCGAGCGCGGCGTGGCGATCGACGCCGTCATCTCCGACTTCATCGCGGGTGCGGCGGAGTGGCTGTCACCCGACAACGAACCCGACCACTGGGACCTCATCGAGGGCCAGGGATCGCTCTTCCATGCGGCCTTCGCCGGCGTGACACTGGGCCTGCTGCACGGCGCACAGCCCGATGCTCTCGTGCTCTGTCACGAGCCGACCCGCACACACATGCGCGGCCTGAAGCACATGCCGATACCGAAGCTCGAGGATTGCTTCGAGCCCTATCTCCACCACGCCTACCTGACCAACCCCGAGGCGAAGTTCATCGGCATTTCGATGGATACGCACCTTCTTTCACCGACAGAGGCGGAGCGCGTGCTCAAGTCGACGGAGGACAGGTTCGGCCTTCCCTGCTGCGACCCACTCGCCACGGGCACCGGCGCCATCGTCGATAGGCTGACCTCGTGAGGCGTCTGACGCACACGATCGAGGCGCTGCCGATTCGCGGCGCCTTCACGATTTCGCGCGGTTCGCGCACCGAAACGGTGGTGATCGTCGTCGAGATCACCGACGGCTACGTCTCCGGCCGCGGCGAATGCGTTCCCTATGCCCGGTACGGGGAGACCCCTGCCAGCGTCGCGGCACAGATCGAAGGCATGGCCGAGGCGATCGCCGGGGGCATCGACCGCCTAGCCCTGCAGAGCGCGATGCCGGCAGGTGCCGCACGCAACGCCGTCGACTGTGCCCTCTGGGATCTCGAGGCCAAGCGGGCGGGCAAACGGGCTTGGGAGATTGCCAGCATCACGATGCCCGAGCAGCTGACCACCGCCTACACGCTCAGCCTCGATACTCCGGAAGCGATGGCTACGGCAGCGCGGGAGGCTGCCCACCGTCCCCTGCTGAAGCTGAAACTCGGCGGCAGTGAGGACATCGAGCGCGTTCGCGCCGTGCGGTCGGCGGCTCCGGACTCCGAACTGATCGTAGATGCCAACGAGGGCTGGCAACCCGACCAGCTGCCTGTCCTGATGCAGGCGATGGCGGATCTAGGGGTCGCACTGATCGAGCAGCCACTTCCCGCCGGAGGCGATGGAGCCCTCGCCATCGTGCCACATCCGGTGCCGGTGTGTGCGGATGAATCGTTTCACGACAGAACGAGCCTCGCCGAGGTAATCGGTCGCTATGACTTCGTGAATATCAAGCTGGACAAGACAGGAGGCCTGACAGAGGCGCTGGCTGCTGTTCGCGAGGCCGAGCGAGCCGGACTTGGGATCATGGTGGGGTGCATGCTCGCCAGCTCTCTATCGATGGCCCCCGCGACCCTCGTCGCCGCCGTCGCTCGCTTCGTCGACCTTGACGGCCCACTTCTCCTGGCGAAGGACCGGCGGCCAGGACTTGTCTACAAGGGCAGTACCTTAGGAAGGCCACCGCCTGACTTGTGGGGCTGACCTCGCGCGGGTCAGCGTCCCAGCCGTGCTGGCTTCACGCATCACACTAGGCGCAAATGAAAGGAAGCCGCCATAAATGAGGCAGTTCGGTAGCTCAACCGACTGGCGGCATCATACCGCACTGCACCATATGGACGTTCGGCATAGGAACCGCATAGAGTGTGACTATCGTCGCATTCTGTTCGGGCGTATGACCCTCTAAGACAATGGTGGCGGCTAGGGGATAGGCTCGCAACGACAGCAGTTTTGTCCCTCTGTGACATTACTAAGTCGTCTGGGCTCGGTTCTGCCATCGCCTGTCGGCAGGGTTCAAGTAGAGGCGAAACAGCGGCGAGGAACGAATTAATGCTGCGATCGCTCGTAGGCAGTAACGATCGAAACGGACACGACGGGACCGTGCAGAAACGCTCACTTCTTGAAGCCGTACATGGTTTCGCCGTTGGGGCGACCCAATGGCCGCGTTGGGGGAAACGGCTCCTATCCGGAGCCGTAGATTTCATCATCGCCGCCGCGGCTCTGTCCGTGGTCGTCGCCGCCTATCAAATGCTGTGCAGCTGCTACGCAGGCCCGCTCCATCCGGTTCTCCTGGTGTTTGCGTGCGGTCTGCTGACCGTCGGATCACTGGCGATCTGCGGCATCTACCGGAACGTCGTCCGGCACTGGTCGTATTCGGAGCTCTTTCCTTTCGCTCTAGGCGTCTTCGCGGCATCGACCGCCAGCGCTACGCTGCTCAGCTTCTCCCTGCCCAACGGAGCTGTTGCGCTCGCGTATCCGCTGCTGGCGGTGTCGCTGTTCGGGCCTCTGCTCGCATGGCGCCTGATGGCCGTCGCCTTCCTTTATCGTGCGCCAAACCCGCTTCCGCCGGACCAGCGTCGCCGCAAGCTCGCTGTCTACGGCGCAGGCAGCGCTGGCGCGCAATTGATCAATTGGTTGCAGCGCGAAGGCCGTGCCGAAGTCGTGGCCGTTTTCGACGACAACAGCGACCTCCATGGACGGCGACTGCACGGACGTGAGATTAGCCCACCGAGCGATCTTGAGCGGCAGATCACTGCGAAGGGTCTCGAGCAGATCGTGGTTGCCATCCCGTCGGCTTCGGTCGAGCAGCGGCGAGCGGTTCTCAACAAATTGGCGCGCTACCCAATCAACGTTCAGACGTTGCCCTCCTTATCGGAGATCGTCGATGGGCGCCGATCGGCGACGGAATTCCGGGAAGTGACACCGGAGGAACTTCTGAGCCGCGAGCCGGTGAAGCCCGACATCGCGCTGATCAGCCATGAAATCGAAGGCAGGCGCGTGATGGTGACTGGCGCCGGCGGCTCGATAGGCTCAGCGCTCTGCCGTGAGATCCTCAGGCACAAACCGCTTGTTCTCGTGCTCTTCGACGTTTCGGAATTCGCGCTCTACTCAATCGAGCGCGAATTACGCGGCGTGCTGAAGCGTCGCGGCCTTCGGGTGGAGCTAGTGCCAATCCTCGGATCCGTGCTGAACCAGGAAGGCCTCAGCCGTACCATGGCCGAGCATCGGATCGACATTGTCTACCATGCAGCGGCGTATAAGCACGTTCCGCTCGTCGAGGCCAACCCGCTCCGCGGCGTCGAGAACAACGTCTTCGGAACGATGAACGTGGCGAAGGCGGCCATCGAAAACGATGTCAGAAAATTCGTCCTGATCTCTACCGACAAGGCGGTGCGGCCGACGAACGTGATGGGCGCCTCCAAGCGAATGGCGGAGAAGGTGGTCGAGGGCCTCAGCGGCGCCGGAACAAGGACCCGCTTCGCCATCGTCCGGTTCGGCAATGTTCTTGATTCAGCCGGGTCCGTCGTACCTCTGTTCCGCGATCAGATCCGCGACGGTGGCCCCGTCACCGTGACCCACCGCGACGTCGTGCGATTCTTCATGACGATACCCGAAGCCGCAGAACTCGTGATCCAGGCCGGGGCGATGGCCGACGAGGGCGTCGAAGTATTCCACCTCGACATGGGCGAACCGGTCCGGATCGGCGATCTCGCCGAGAAGCTGATCCACCTCAGCGGCTTTGAGGTCGCGTGCCCGGATCACCCCGGCGGTATCCAGATCGAGTATGTCGGGCTTCGTCCGGGCGAGAAGCTCTATGAAGAGTTGCTGGTTGACGGCGAGGCCCAACCGACAAGCCACCCGCGCGTCTACCGCGCCCGCGACGTGAACGCCTCCTGGGAAAGCATCGAACCGCAGGTGATCCGTGCGCGCGAAGCGATCGAGACGGCCGACGTAGCGATGCTCAAGAGCGTGCTGCGGGCCTGCGTCGAGGACTACAACCCGCAGCCGTTGAGCCAGACTGCCTCGCCGGCTCTCCCCCAAGCGGCCGCCCCGGTCCGTGAACCGGTCGTCACGGGCGCATAACACTCCAAGACGCACCGCGGTGGCAGTCCGGCCATCGCAGCGCGTGCCGCCTCGTGTCAGGCGGTCAGTTCCGGAAGGGCCTTGTAAAGATCGAGCGCAGCGGGATTGTCCAGCGCCTCGACATTCTTGACCGGTCGACCATGCACAATGTCGCGCACCGCCAACTCGGTGATCTTGCCGCTCTTCGTCCGCGGAATGTCCGCGACCTGAATGACACGGGCAGGGACATGTCGTGGCGACGCATTCTCGCGGATCTGACGCTTGATTCGATCCCGCAGTGCATCATCCAGGGATACGCCCTCGCGCAGCCGAACGAACAGGACCACCCGGGTATCGCCGTCCCACTCCTGCCCGATGACGATCGATTCGACGACCTCCTCCAACTGCTCGACCTGACGGTAGATCTCCGCGGTACCGATCCGGACACCGCCCGGGTTGAGCGTGGCGTCCGATCTGCCATAGATCATCATGCCGCCGGCCTGGGTCCACTCGGCCCAGTCGCCGTGACACCAGACGCCCGGGAATCGTTCGAAATATGCGGATCGATAGCGCTCGCCGTCGGGATCGTTCCAGAACATGACCGGCATCGACGGAAACGGTTCGGTACAGACGAGTTCGCCCTTCTGCTCACGGATCGGCTTCCCATCGTCGTCCCATACGTCGACCGCCATTCCGAGCATCGGACCCTGAATTTCACCGCGCCGCACCGAAGCCAGCGGATTGCCACCGACGAAGCAACCATAGAGGTCGGTACCTCCCGACATCGAAGCCAGATGGACGTCGCTCTTCACCCGCTCATAGACGTAGTCGAAGCCTTCCGGGACCAGGGGCGAACCAGTCGAGAGGATGGTCCTGAGCTTGCTCAGATCGTGCGTCTTCGCAGGCTCCAGCCCCGCCTTGCGGATGCTGTCGATATATTTCGCGGACGTTCCGAAGACGGTCATGCCCTCGTCCTGGGCGAAATCCCAAAGGGCCTCGGGGCCGGGGTGGAAGGGTGAGCCCTCATACAGCAGCAAAGTGGCGCCGGTGCCGAGCCCGCCGAGCAGCCAATTCCACATCATCCAGCCGAGGGTGGTGAAATAGAAGAGACGATCGCCCGGCCGCTCGTCGACATGCAGTGCGTGCTCCTTCATGCCAGTGAGCAACGCGCCGCCGTGACTGTGCACGATGCATTTCGGCATACCCGTCGTGCCCGACGAGAACAGAATGCAGAGCGGGTGATCGAATGGCAGCGGCGCGAAGCTGGGCTCACCCACAGTCGCACGCCCGAGAAAGGTCTCGAATGAGACGGCCTTAGGAAGACCGCCGAGATCAGGTTCATTCTGCAGGAACGGGATGACGACGAGTGCCTCGACCGTCGGCAACCCCACCATTACGTCCGTCAGCTTTGCAGCTTGGTCGAGACTCTTGCCGGCATATTTATAGCCGTCGACCGAGAACAGGATCCTCGGTTCGATCTGCCCGAAGCGGTCCGTAACGCCCCGCACACCGAAGTCGGGCGAACAGGACGACCACACCGCACCAATGCTCGCAGCCGCGAGCTTGCACGCCATTGCCTCGGGGATGTTGGGCAGGTAGCCCGCCACCCTGTCCCCTTTCTTGATCCCCGCATCGACCAACGCGGTCGCGATTCGCGCGACCAGCGCCCGCAGTTCGTCCCGCGTCAGGCTGCGCCGCAACCCGTCCTCCCGGCGGAAGATGATCGCCGGCTCGCTGCCGGTGTGGCGCAGCATGTTTTCGGCGAAATTGACGCTGCCGTCGGGGAAGAAGCACGCCCCGGGCATCTTCTCGCGATTCGACAGGACACGTTCACCACAGTCCCCGACCAGATCGAGCTCGTCCCAAAGTGTCTGCCAGAACTCCTCGAGCCGATCGATCGACCAGCGGTGGGCGGCGTCGTAGTTCGGCAGCGCCACTCCCCATCGGCCCTCCGCCGCGCGGAGGAACCGATGGAGATTGGTAGCCGCCTTGCGGTCCTCGGAAGGTTCCCAGAGCACCTCGTTCACCACGACCACCTCTTTAAAACACAGCGCCAACTTCGGCAGAAACTAACATGTGGCCGGCAGGGCTTCGAGTCCGGGCCGGATCGGGCGGTCAAGTGGCACGCCGCGCGAGATCTTCGAGCACGAAAGAAGTCAGACCCTCGGGCCGATCCCGCAGCGCTGCGATGCAGGGCACCGGCTCCGCCAGCAGCAGCCGCTCGACCACTTGAGGGTTGGCGCCGCGCGCGATACTCGGCAGTCCCTCGATCGGCACTTCGAGTGAGCCCATGCAGCCGATGCGCCCCGCGGGAGTAGCCCTCAGCTTGGCGAGGCCGCAAGGCGTGGCGCAGTGCGGCCCTACGAAAGGAATCGTCCAGTTCGCGAGGTTACGGAAACGCCCCTGGAGCACATCGCCCGGCGCAGACGAATAGACGGCGACGCCGGGTGTCGCGAACAACTTGCTCATATGCGCCGGTCCGGAATCGGCGAATACTCCATAGTCGAAGCCGTCGATCGCCGACAGCAGCGCGCCGATACTGGCGAAACCGTCAAGAATCTCTACGCCAGCTGGCAACCCGCCGATCTCCCGGGCGTAAAGGACGCCCTGGTGCTGGTCCTTGTTGAGGCACAGCACGACGCGCCCTCGTTCCGCCAGCGCTTCGCAGAGTGCGCGCGTCGCCGCGATCGGCAACGTGCGGAGCGGGGAAGACGCCAGTGGCAGGATGCCGATCACCGGCGGACGGTCCGCGGGAAGAGCTTTCCCCTCTACACCGTATCGCCGGCTCGGCGCCACATTGAACGCCTCGAGAAGATCGGCCTCCATATCGACCGGCCAAATGTCGATGTCCCGACGGCTCTCCAGATGTCCGAGATCGACGACAACATCCCACCGCCGCAGTTCCCGCTCGCCGATCCAGAGCGGGAAGACGGTCGTCTGCGGGTCCGTCAGGTAGATATCGGCGGCCGAGCGGGCGCAGAAGACGCCAAGCCCGCCCATGGAGAATTTCTCGCGCAGCGCCTGCAGGAAAAGCAGCGTCGCGACGTTGCTGCCGAGAGCCTGGGATGGCAGCAGGAAAAGGGCACGCTTGCCGGTGAAGTCGTAGGTCGGCCAGTCGCTTCGCGGCAGCGATGGCAGTGTGGCACGGGTTTCGATCACCCGGAACTGCTTGGGCGTCGCGACGACCACCCGGTTCGCGAACTGCTCCGACGTCGTATAGAAGGTCTCGCCGCCCCGGCCCATCTGCAGCGCGTTCTCGCCGGTGTTATGCTGGCGAAACCGGAACGGTGCCTTCGCGGCGAACTTCAGCAGCGGGGTGCGCGTCACCGCGGTATCGGGCACCGTCATGCCCGCCCGGGCTTTAC is a genomic window containing:
- a CDS encoding DinB family protein, yielding MVTRGDSFVFGQSLKDVAAFLGIAVEARRELTVSEIAGRMNTILAAAERYVRQMPDDLLTHKVPNRDRTYRVLTHHIFRIPESFVEMADDGTLTAEALVARPPDDMQSFGAIADYGAVVRRRVADWWSAAPSRPDDKPVSTYFGIHPLRDVMERTAWHSGQHVRQLMAILEMNGIPPERPLGPADFDGLPLPEKVWDE
- the dgcN gene encoding N-acetyltransferase DgcN, with protein sequence MDKPYLLFLGDVPDQLAAKTARGIADWRPEWVVGQLRLPGCNADAGVPDTTVAEAAQKGARTMVVGVAFSGGVMPSHWVGTIVSAIEAGMDIASGLHDRLGDVPEIADAAAKHDRKLYDVRHSTQRFSTGKGHKRTGKRLLTVGTDCSVGKKYTVLALEREMLARGMKARFCATGQTGVFIAERGVAIDAVISDFIAGAAEWLSPDNEPDHWDLIEGQGSLFHAAFAGVTLGLLHGAQPDALVLCHEPTRTHMRGLKHMPIPKLEDCFEPYLHHAYLTNPEAKFIGISMDTHLLSPTEAERVLKSTEDRFGLPCCDPLATGTGAIVDRLTS
- the dgcA gene encoding N-acetyl-D-Glu racemase DgcA produces the protein MRRLTHTIEALPIRGAFTISRGSRTETVVIVVEITDGYVSGRGECVPYARYGETPASVAAQIEGMAEAIAGGIDRLALQSAMPAGAARNAVDCALWDLEAKRAGKRAWEIASITMPEQLTTAYTLSLDTPEAMATAAREAAHRPLLKLKLGGSEDIERVRAVRSAAPDSELIVDANEGWQPDQLPVLMQAMADLGVALIEQPLPAGGDGALAIVPHPVPVCADESFHDRTSLAEVIGRYDFVNIKLDKTGGLTEALAAVREAERAGLGIMVGCMLASSLSMAPATLVAAVARFVDLDGPLLLAKDRRPGLVYKGSTLGRPPPDLWG
- a CDS encoding nucleoside-diphosphate sugar epimerase/dehydratase; the protein is MLRSLVGSNDRNGHDGTVQKRSLLEAVHGFAVGATQWPRWGKRLLSGAVDFIIAAAALSVVVAAYQMLCSCYAGPLHPVLLVFACGLLTVGSLAICGIYRNVVRHWSYSELFPFALGVFAASTASATLLSFSLPNGAVALAYPLLAVSLFGPLLAWRLMAVAFLYRAPNPLPPDQRRRKLAVYGAGSAGAQLINWLQREGRAEVVAVFDDNSDLHGRRLHGREISPPSDLERQITAKGLEQIVVAIPSASVEQRRAVLNKLARYPINVQTLPSLSEIVDGRRSATEFREVTPEELLSREPVKPDIALISHEIEGRRVMVTGAGGSIGSALCREILRHKPLVLVLFDVSEFALYSIERELRGVLKRRGLRVELVPILGSVLNQEGLSRTMAEHRIDIVYHAAAYKHVPLVEANPLRGVENNVFGTMNVAKAAIENDVRKFVLISTDKAVRPTNVMGASKRMAEKVVEGLSGAGTRTRFAIVRFGNVLDSAGSVVPLFRDQIRDGGPVTVTHRDVVRFFMTIPEAAELVIQAGAMADEGVEVFHLDMGEPVRIGDLAEKLIHLSGFEVACPDHPGGIQIEYVGLRPGEKLYEELLVDGEAQPTSHPRVYRARDVNASWESIEPQVIRAREAIETADVAMLKSVLRACVEDYNPQPLSQTASPALPQAAAPVREPVVTGA
- a CDS encoding acetoacetate--CoA ligase, with the translated sequence MVVVNEVLWEPSEDRKAATNLHRFLRAAEGRWGVALPNYDAAHRWSIDRLEEFWQTLWDELDLVGDCGERVLSNREKMPGACFFPDGSVNFAENMLRHTGSEPAIIFRREDGLRRSLTRDELRALVARIATALVDAGIKKGDRVAGYLPNIPEAMACKLAAASIGAVWSSCSPDFGVRGVTDRFGQIEPRILFSVDGYKYAGKSLDQAAKLTDVMVGLPTVEALVVIPFLQNEPDLGGLPKAVSFETFLGRATVGEPSFAPLPFDHPLCILFSSGTTGMPKCIVHSHGGALLTGMKEHALHVDERPGDRLFYFTTLGWMMWNWLLGGLGTGATLLLYEGSPFHPGPEALWDFAQDEGMTVFGTSAKYIDSIRKAGLEPAKTHDLSKLRTILSTGSPLVPEGFDYVYERVKSDVHLASMSGGTDLYGCFVGGNPLASVRRGEIQGPMLGMAVDVWDDDGKPIREQKGELVCTEPFPSMPVMFWNDPDGERYRSAYFERFPGVWCHGDWAEWTQAGGMMIYGRSDATLNPGGVRIGTAEIYRQVEQLEEVVESIVIGQEWDGDTRVVLFVRLREGVSLDDALRDRIKRQIRENASPRHVPARVIQVADIPRTKSGKITELAVRDIVHGRPVKNVEALDNPAALDLYKALPELTA
- a CDS encoding glycosyltransferase family 9 protein, translated to MTVPDTAVTRTPLLKFAAKAPFRFRQHNTGENALQMGRGGETFYTTSEQFANRVVVATPKQFRVIETRATLPSLPRSDWPTYDFTGKRALFLLPSQALGSNVATLLFLQALREKFSMGGLGVFCARSAADIYLTDPQTTVFPLWIGERELRRWDVVVDLGHLESRRDIDIWPVDMEADLLEAFNVAPSRRYGVEGKALPADRPPVIGILPLASSPLRTLPIAATRALCEALAERGRVVLCLNKDQHQGVLYAREIGGLPAGVEILDGFASIGALLSAIDGFDYGVFADSGPAHMSKLFATPGVAVYSSAPGDVLQGRFRNLANWTIPFVGPHCATPCGLAKLRATPAGRIGCMGSLEVPIEGLPSIARGANPQVVERLLLAEPVPCIAALRDRPEGLTSFVLEDLARRAT